Proteins encoded in a region of the Geobacillus genomosp. 3 genome:
- a CDS encoding polysaccharide deacetylase family protein, whose protein sequence is MIEYVETPHRVVAITFDDGPNPIYTLEVLEILGKVSGKATFFMIGIHMEKHPEVVEAVKAQGHEIGNHTYSHVNLTSLAKNDALQEIERTDAMIASMAGARAAVFRPPYLDYNATIVSMCSRFGYQMIGALNTDARDWEQPGVDYIVQKTRDHVKNGSILLFHDGFGDRSQTIEAVKILVSELHSQGYEFVTVSELLQLQKAD, encoded by the coding sequence ATGATTGAATATGTCGAGACGCCCCATCGAGTGGTTGCGATCACGTTCGACGATGGCCCAAATCCAATTTATACATTGGAAGTGTTAGAAATATTGGGAAAAGTATCTGGGAAAGCAACCTTTTTTATGATTGGCATCCATATGGAGAAGCATCCGGAAGTTGTAGAGGCGGTCAAGGCGCAAGGGCATGAAATTGGCAATCACACGTATTCTCACGTCAACCTGACTTCTCTAGCTAAGAATGATGCTTTACAAGAAATAGAGCGGACAGATGCCATGATTGCCTCTATGGCTGGAGCGAGAGCAGCTGTCTTCCGCCCTCCTTATCTTGACTATAATGCAACTATCGTGTCTATGTGCAGCCGTTTCGGCTACCAAATGATTGGTGCGCTCAATACCGACGCACGAGACTGGGAACAGCCTGGTGTTGATTATATTGTTCAGAAGACTCGAGATCATGTGAAAAATGGAAGCATCTTGCTTTTCCATGATGGATTCGGGGATCGTTCACAAACGATCGAGGCCGTCAAAATACTTGTTTCCGAACTGCACTCGCAAGGCTATGAATTTGTTACTGTCAGCGAGTTGCTACAGCTGCAAAAAGCAGATTGA
- a CDS encoding aldose epimerase family protein, with the protein MDIFERIWAQFDGKEVALFTLVNNHGMELSVTNYGCIVTKLLVPDRMGNIENVVLGFDRFEPYVENAPYFGAVIGRVAGRIQGASFELEGVTYELAKNENNNHLHGGPGGFHRVLWQAEPVWRDDAVGVVFSYTSPDGEEGYPGAVDVQVAYWLNNDNEWTVTYRARSDKTTLVNLTNHTYFNLSGNGKRDILDHTLAIQSARVLELNDELIPTGRVLDVTGTPFDLRNGTTIREAVESGHPQIELVGGGYDHPFWLDRHHDKEIVLSDQESGRTLTVETDEVGVVVYTSNQLPEGLDLGGVPSRKYLGICLETQGLPDAVHHPQFPSIVLPAGKERVSTTVYRFGVAD; encoded by the coding sequence ACAATCATGGCATGGAACTGTCGGTAACGAACTATGGGTGCATCGTGACCAAACTGCTAGTTCCTGACCGGATGGGCAACATTGAAAATGTGGTGCTTGGGTTTGACCGATTTGAGCCGTATGTCGAGAACGCCCCTTATTTCGGCGCTGTGATCGGCCGGGTGGCGGGGCGCATTCAAGGGGCGAGTTTTGAGCTTGAAGGGGTCACGTACGAGTTGGCGAAAAACGAAAACAACAACCATCTGCACGGCGGCCCGGGCGGATTCCACCGCGTGCTTTGGCAGGCGGAACCGGTTTGGCGCGATGATGCGGTCGGGGTCGTCTTTTCGTACACAAGCCCGGACGGGGAAGAAGGGTATCCGGGGGCGGTTGATGTGCAAGTGGCGTATTGGCTCAACAATGACAACGAATGGACCGTCACCTACCGGGCTCGTTCGGACAAAACGACGCTTGTCAACTTGACGAACCATACGTATTTTAATTTGAGCGGCAACGGCAAGCGCGATATTTTAGACCATACGCTGGCCATCCAAAGCGCTCGCGTACTCGAGTTGAATGACGAGCTGATTCCGACCGGGCGCGTCTTGGATGTCACTGGCACTCCGTTTGATTTGCGGAACGGAACGACGATACGGGAGGCGGTCGAATCCGGGCATCCGCAAATCGAGCTCGTTGGCGGGGGCTATGACCATCCATTTTGGCTCGACCGCCATCATGATAAGGAAATTGTGCTTTCCGACCAAGAGAGTGGACGAACGTTGACGGTGGAGACGGATGAAGTCGGTGTTGTCGTGTACACGTCGAACCAATTGCCGGAAGGGTTGGATTTGGGCGGCGTGCCGTCGCGGAAGTATTTAGGCATCTGCCTGGAAACACAAGGGCTGCCCGATGCGGTTCATCATCCGCAATTTCCGTCGATCGTATTGCCAGCTGGTAAGGAGCGAGTATCCACAACGGTCTATCGGTTTGGGGTAGCTGACTGA